CTGGTGGCGGCCGCCGCGTCCGCACCCGGTCCGGCACCGGAAACGCGCCGGACGTCGTGGTGGAACGACCGGGCGCGCGGGGTCGGCGCTTCGGCGTCCCCCGGCGACGGCGCCTGGCGCGCTTCGACGCTGCCCCGCTGACTTCCGGCCGCGTCGGCGATCGATCTGCGCCGACGCGGTTTCGCGCCGTCCCCGCACTTCACCCAGGCTGGACCGACCCCAGCAGGAACCGCTCGACCAGGCTATCGGTGAACTCCGGCGGCACTGGTGCGCCGGTGACCAGCACTCGGTAGTAGATCGGCCCGACGAGCTGCTCGACCGCGTCGTCCAGTTCGACCTCCGGCGACAGCTCGCCGCGGGCGAGCGCGCGCTGCAGCGGCAGCCGGTCGCGCGCCTGCTGGCCGCGCACGTGTTCCTCGCGCAGCCGGCGCGCGAGATCCGGATCGTGCTGTGCTTGGCCGAGCAGCGCGCGGAACACCGCACCGGCGTCGGCGGTGGTCAGGAACTCGGCGACCGCGGCCAGGTGGGCCGAGAGGTCTTTCCGCAGGTCGCCATGATCGGCCGGGGTGAGTTCCTCGGCCAGGTCGTCGCCGAGCGCTTCCAGCAGAACGTCCACTTTGGACGGCCACCAGCGGTAGACGGTTTGCTTGCCGACCCCGGCCCGCGCCGCGATCCGCTCCATGGTGAGCCCGGCGAAGCCGACCTCCACGAGCAGGTCGTCGACGGCATGCAGCACCGCTTGGCGCGCGTTTTCGCTGCGGCCGTAACGGTTGCCGTGATGCCGGCCGGCGGCCGGGCCAGTGACCTCGCCCACGTCCGGAAGTCTAGTCAATACGCGGCGTCTCGTCTAGCGTTGCCTCGTCAGACTTCATCAATGGGGGGGGTTCTCGGCCATGTGTTCCGCCTGCGGGGTACCGACGCACGCACCCGAATCCGGGGAAACCGGCACCGCGCCGCGCAAGTTCGCGGCGCTGTACAACAAGGACTGCCGTCCGTACCTGATCGGCACCGCGCTGGCGATGATGGCGGACAACATCGAGCACGTCATCACCTATTGGGTGCTGTGGCAGAAGTTCCAGTCGCCCGCGCTCACCGGGTTCGAGGTGATCAGCCACTGGGTGCCGTTCCTGCTGTTCTCGGTGTACTTCGGCGGGCTGGCCGACCGGTACGACTGCCGCCGGATCATCCAGGCCGCACAGGCGCTGTTCATGGCGGTCTCGGCAGCTTGGGGCGTCCTGATCGTCACCGACACGCTGCAGGTGTGGAGCGCCTGCGTGCTGCTGGTGCTGCACGGCTGCGCGGGGGCGATCTGGGGGCCGGGCGAGCAGCTGATGCTGCACGACTTCGTCGGCCCGGCCGAACTGCCGAGCGCGGTCCGGCTCAACGCCACCTTCCGCAGCCTGGGCATTCTGTTCGGCCCGGTCGTCGGCTCGGCTCTGCTGCTCGGACTCGGGCCAGTAGCGGGCATCTTCGTGAACGTCGCGTTCTACCTGCCGCTCACCGTGTTCCTGTTCCGCACCAAGTTCACCGGGCACACCCGCGACGGCGGGATCGTCAAGCGGCCGCGCGTCGGCTTGCGGGATTCGGTGCGGGTGCTGAAGGAAATGAGCGGAAACCCGACCATGGTCGGGATGATCATCCTGGCCGGGCTGGGCGCGTTCTTCGTCGGCGCTTCGATGCAGAGCTCGATGCCGATCTTCGCCCACGACCTCGGCGCCGGCGGCGCCGGAACCGCGTACGGCGTGCTGCTGTTCGCCAACGGCGCGGGCGGCGTGATCGGCGGAATCCTGCTCGAGGCGACCGGACGGATCAAACCGAGCGTCCCCGCGGCCGTGCTCAGCACGGCGATCTACGGGGTGTCGAGCCTGTTCTTCGCGATGACCGCGAGCTATCCGATCGCGGTGGTGCTGCTCGTGATCGGCGGCGTGGCGAACCTGGCGTCCATGTCGATCGGCCAGACCGTGGTGCAGTTGCTCGCGAAACCGGCGGAACGCGGTCGCGTGATCGGGGTGTACAGCGTGTCCGCCAACGGTCTTCGCGCCGGCAGCGGGTTCACCGTGGGCCTGCTCGGTTCGGCGGTCGGGGTGCACTGGTCACTCGGTCTCAGCGCGGCGGCGCTGACCGTCGGAACCGGGATCGCCGGGTGGTACTCGCTCGGCAGCCGCCGCGCGCGGACACAGCTGCACGAGGTCAGCTGAGCCGAGCACGGACACGGCCGACCGCGTCCGCGTCCCGGCTAGCGAGGCAGTGCCCGCTGGCGCAGCGGCCCGGTTGTCCGTTCGACGGCGGCGGCGACGCGGAGGAGGAGGTCGTCGCGGTGGTGCGGTGCGATGGAGCGAAGTTCGCCGGTGCCACAGAGCGCGGCCGGTGCGTGACGGCCTCCGAAGCCCAGTGCGGGAACCGGGCCGGGCGGAGGCCGTCACGCCTTACCGCGGGAGAGGAACGACGAGAAAACTCTGTTCGATTCGGCGGCGCTGATTCGACCGGACCTTGCCCCCGGCAGGAGAAGCGCTCGTCACCGTCGCGTGGGGGCGTCCTTGGCCACCGGCTGGGCTTCACGAGCCCTCCCGGCCCGCAGCCGTTCCCGCCAGGACAGCCGTCCTCGCGACGTCCAAGCAGTCGAGGGAGGCGAAGAGTCCGTCACGCGCACGGTCATGGGCTTTCAGTTCCCTTCCCGGCGTGCGCCGTCCGGCCGACCGGAATCACGACCACCGCGTCGGCACATATGTTGCGAGCCACAACAAAAGTAACCCGGCCCGTCGCGGCCGAGGGTCACGATTCGGCAACTCGGCGGTGCCGGGTAGCGTTCAGCCGTGCGTCTCGTTCTCGCCTCCCAGTCCCCTGCCCGCCTCGCCGTGCTGCGCAGCGCCGGTCTCGATCCGGCGGTCTTGGTGTCCGGCGTCGACGAGGACGCGGTCGCCGCGACGCTCACCGATCCGGAGCCGGCCGAGCTGGTCATGGCGCTCGCCGCGGCCAAGGCCAACGCCGTCGTGGAGATGGTTTCCGAGCCGGACGCGGTCATCATCGCGTGCGATTCGATGCTGTCGATCGGCGGCGAGATGGTCGGCAAACCGGCCACCGCCGAGATCGCCAAGCAACGCTGGGCGCGGATGGCCGGCGGCTCCGGCGACCTGCTCACCGGGCACGCTGTGGTCCGGCTCGACGGCGGCCGTCGCACCAAGGAGGCCGCGGGCACCCGGTCCACCACGGTGCACTTCGCGAACCCGAGCCAGGCAGAGATCGACGCCTACGTCGCCACCGGTGAACCCCTCCAGGTCGCGGGCGCTTTCACCCTCGACGCACTGGGCGGCTGGTTCGTCGAAGGCGTCGAGGGCGACCCGTCGAGCGTGATCGGGATCAGCCTGCCGCTCGTGCGCGAGCTGCTGGCCGAGGTGGGCGTCAGCGTCGTCGAGATGTGGAAATAGTTCACATCTTGGGACAACTGTCACTCGGACGAGTGATTCGAGAAAGTACAAAGCGGCCCAACCCGGGCCACTGCGGAAACTCTCGAAACCTCTGGGGTGGCAGATGTCCTTCGTCAGGACGTACACCAAGCCGCGCGTCTTCGCCGCGGCGGTCCTCGGCTCGCTCGTCGTCGGCGCGGGCCTCGGCGTCCTCGCCCGGACGACCGGAGCCGGCTGGCTGACCGACGTACTCGACCAGATCGGCACCGTCTTCACGACGCTGCTGCAGATCGCCGTCATCCCGCTGGTCTTCACCGCGATCGTGGTGGGCATCAACAGCCTCCGCGGTCTGGGCGGCGGCCGCACCGCCGCGCGGCTGGGCAGCAAGACCGTGCTGTGGTTCGCGATCACCTCGCTGATCGCGTCGCTGATCGGCATCGCGGTCGGCAAGCTGTTCAACCCGGGCACC
This sequence is a window from Amycolatopsis benzoatilytica AK 16/65. Protein-coding genes within it:
- a CDS encoding acyl-CoA carboxylase epsilon subunit, with the translated sequence MTDTPLLRVVRGNPDDAELAALTVLVAAAASAPGPAPETRRTSWWNDRARGVGASASPGDGAWRASTLPR
- a CDS encoding TetR/AcrR family transcriptional regulator; the protein is MGEVTGPAAGRHHGNRYGRSENARQAVLHAVDDLLVEVGFAGLTMERIAARAGVGKQTVYRWWPSKVDVLLEALGDDLAEELTPADHGDLRKDLSAHLAAVAEFLTTADAGAVFRALLGQAQHDPDLARRLREEHVRGQQARDRLPLQRALARGELSPEVELDDAVEQLVGPIYYRVLVTGAPVPPEFTDSLVERFLLGSVQPG
- a CDS encoding MFS transporter, yielding MCSACGVPTHAPESGETGTAPRKFAALYNKDCRPYLIGTALAMMADNIEHVITYWVLWQKFQSPALTGFEVISHWVPFLLFSVYFGGLADRYDCRRIIQAAQALFMAVSAAWGVLIVTDTLQVWSACVLLVLHGCAGAIWGPGEQLMLHDFVGPAELPSAVRLNATFRSLGILFGPVVGSALLLGLGPVAGIFVNVAFYLPLTVFLFRTKFTGHTRDGGIVKRPRVGLRDSVRVLKEMSGNPTMVGMIILAGLGAFFVGASMQSSMPIFAHDLGAGGAGTAYGVLLFANGAGGVIGGILLEATGRIKPSVPAAVLSTAIYGVSSLFFAMTASYPIAVVLLVIGGVANLASMSIGQTVVQLLAKPAERGRVIGVYSVSANGLRAGSGFTVGLLGSAVGVHWSLGLSAAALTVGTGIAGWYSLGSRRARTQLHEVS
- a CDS encoding Maf family protein, with product MRLVLASQSPARLAVLRSAGLDPAVLVSGVDEDAVAATLTDPEPAELVMALAAAKANAVVEMVSEPDAVIIACDSMLSIGGEMVGKPATAEIAKQRWARMAGGSGDLLTGHAVVRLDGGRRTKEAAGTRSTTVHFANPSQAEIDAYVATGEPLQVAGAFTLDALGGWFVEGVEGDPSSVIGISLPLVRELLAEVGVSVVEMWK